CGGAAAAACAACTTCAGGATTTATCGTAGAAACAGAAGCGTATCGTGGACCAGATGATAAAGCTTGCCATGCCTACAACTATAGAAAAACAAAAAGAAATAGTCCTATGTATAGCCGTGGAGGTATTGCTTATATCTATCGCTGCTACGGCATGCATTCTTTGTTCAATGTAGTAACCGGGGATAAAAATCTTCCTCACGCAGTATTGATTCGAGCTATTCTTCCTCACGAGGGAGAAGATATTATGATCGAAAGACGCGGCTGGCAAAATAAATCCAAACACTTGCTTACCAATGGACCAGGAAAAGTTTGTCAAGCACTCAATCTTACCCTTGAACATAATACCCTTTCTCTTACCTCACCAAATCTTCATATAAGCAAAGAAAAAATTTCAGGAATAATTACACAAACACCTCGCATAGGTATTGATTATGCCGAAGAGTACCGTGACCTTCCGTGGAGATTTTTATTAAATATAAAAAATTAAGAAAAATTTAGAGAAAAAAGCATTGAAAATTGCTAAAAAAAATTAAACATAAAGAATATAAGTATTCTAACCTCTGATATGGCAAGGAAAATCTAATAAAATATTATGGAGTCATATCGTAAACTCTGTTCTTATGTTAGTTCAATTAAAACTAGAAATCCTCTAACTCAAAAATAGTGATTTATGAAAAAACACTTTATTACAGGCCTGATTATCCTTCTCCCCCTAGCAATTACTCTTGCTATTGTCGGAATGATAATGAATTTTCTTACTCAGCCGTTTGTTGGCCTGGTTTCAGGATTTTTCGAACGTATCAGCTTTTATTCCAAACACAAAGCTCTACTGAAATTTGTCTTGCAGATCATCCTCTTGTTTGGATTATTCTTCGCTACAGTCCTTCTAGGATTTCTTGCACGTTTAATGATCTTCAAATCTCTGCTATCTATTTACGACAAAGTTCTTCACAGAATCCCTATTATAAAAACTGTTTATAAGGCTGCTCAACAAGTCATGACAACAATCTTCGGATCCCAATCCGGATCATTCAAACAAGTTGTTATGGTTCCTTTCCCCAATGCACAAACACGTTGTATCGGTCTCGTTGCAGGGGATGCACCAAATATCTGCTCTGATGATCCCGAAGATCCTATGATTACAGTATTTATTCCTACAACACCTAACCCCACTTCAGGTTTTCTCACTCTTTTTAAAAAATCTGATATTACTTTCTTGGATATGAAAATTGAGGATGCTTTCAAGTATATTATTTCTTGTGGCGTGCTCACTTCGGGATCAAATACCTCATGTTCCCCAATTACTGAAGCTTTAGGGCAAAATCCTCAGTGATAAATGGGTCATTCTATTGAAAAAAAACGTTCCTTTGATTATCCTTTTCCTTAATTATAAGTCTCCGATCTTTCTCTCGATCACTTTGGAGAATTAAAAAGTTAAATATCGAGTTATCTTATGACACGCATGAGTAAACAAGCTCGTCGAAGAGCAGTGAGTCCAAAAAAGCGTAAACCTATTTACGCAATTACTCATCCAAAACCCGCTCCAAGAATCGCTTACAAAGCACATAAAAATGCTGTAAGCAGTGAAAGTATTTTTATTCCGCAAATTAGTTAGTTACTAGAGTACCAGTTATGTCACGACATCGTAGTTACGGTAAATCCATTAAAGGGGAAACTAAAAGAAACGTACTTAAACGTTTTGAACGGATAGACGTTTTGCGTAAACTAGGCCGTTGGAATGATGCTACAGCAAAAAAAGCTACAGGCCTTCCTAAAACTCCTGTAATGAAATAAAAAATCTACGCTGATTTATCTTGAAAGAAGTTCCTATAGAAGTTTGTATTTCCAACAAGCAAAGCGATGTTTCCATTCGGATACAATCAGCGAAAAAGTTAGTCCTTTGTTGCTTACAACATTGGAAAATTCAGACGGATCAAGTATATATTTATTTCTTGGAAGATGAAGCCTTGGCACAACTTCATGATGAAATATTCTCTGATCCTTCACTAACGGACACTATCACTCTACCTATAGATTCTCCAGGAACTGCTTCTCAACCTCATATTCTTGGGGAAGCCTTCATTAGTCCGAAAGCTGCTATACGATTTTTGAAAGATCGCGCTGAAGATTCTGATCTTCTATATGAAGAGATTTCTCGTTATGTTGTTCATTCTCTCCTTCACATGCTTGGATATGATGACCTGACTCCTGAAGAAAGAAAAAAAATGAGAGGTAAAGAAAATCAAACGCTATGTATGTTAAGAGAAAAAGACGCGCTTTTATCAGATTAAAATGCTTGATTTCCTATTAGCAATTTCTATCCTCACTCTCCTGTTTGCGACGGCACTCACACAAAAATCTGTTAAAACACAAGATGAAAATGATAAACAACACCGACAACATTGTCAGTCAAATACCCCTATTCTTTTAGCCTCTGTATTACTCAGTTTATATGGAATTTTGGGAATCACTATTTACTCTAAATATACATTCTCAACCAAAAGCTTATCTCTTACCTTTTGGGTAATTTATATTCTTGCAGCCCCATTGGCTTACGGTTTCCTTCCTTATTGCATAAAACTCCATAGAGGAATTGGCTCCTCACTGTGTTTCATCTCTTCTCTATTTCAAGCATTTTTTCTCCCCTTCCAACGCTCCATCAATAACATTGATGACGATCCTAAAATTCATAGTTCAGAAATGGAGAATCAACTGTCTGAAGCTGTATCATCTTTTGATAAATTGATCGTTCGAGAAATTATGATTCCTAAAGTAGATATCTTTGCTATTCAAGAAGATACGCCTATCCGCAATGCATTTCCAGCTATCGTAGAAGAAGGCTATAGCCGGATTCCTCTATATAAGAAAAATATCGATAATATTACTGGCGTACTTCTGGTAAAAGATTTGTTGGCCATGTATCCTAAATCTATAGACTCCTCTCAACCTGTATCTTCAGTAGCTAAGCCTCCATTGTATGCTCCGGAAATTAAAAAAGCTTCTTCACTACTTCAGGAATTCCGTCAGAAACATCGTCACCTAGCAATCATAGTAAATGAATATGGTGTTACCGAAGGAATTGTCAGTATGGAAGATATCATTGAAGAAATCTTCGGTGAAATTGCTGACGAGTATGACGTTCAAGAAGATATTCCTTATAAAAAAGTTGGAAACTCTTGGATCGTAGATGGACGTATGAATATCTCTGATGCTGAGGAATATTTTAATCTAAAAATCCATCATGAGAACAGCTATGATACCTTAGGAGGACATGTATTTCATAAAGTGGGTGCTGTCCCACAAAAAGGTATGAAAATTCATCATGAAAACTTCGATATCGAAATTATCACTTGCTCAGAACGTAGTGTAGGCAAACTCAAAATCACCCCAAGAAAAAAGAAGATATCTCTTCCATAACTCCCTACAATATACAGAGAAATAAAAGAATAGAAAAATCTCTTTGCAAAAAACCTAAAGATTTACGAGAGTTAGGTCTTGAGAAATCACCATAGGTTTGGGAGCATCATTGATAATGAATAACATCCAAAAAGAAGAGCACGGAACCACTGCTGTCTTACATCTCCAAGGAAAACTTGACGGGATCTCTTCTCCGGAAGTACAAGAAAATATCTCACAATCCCTATCTTCAGGAATCAAAAATATCGTTCTTGATTGCACGAATTTAGACTATATGTCTAGTGCTGGCATTCGTGTTCTTTTACAAAGCTACCACCAAGTAGGAAAACATTCCGGAAAAATTGTTCTTACCTGTGTCCCTAAAACAATAGAGCAAACTCTATACGTTACCGGATTCCTCTCATATTTTAAAATGTTCAATAGCGTACAAGAAGCATTACAAGCATTAAGCAAAGACGAAGATTGAGAAAAACCTTTTTCTCGTATATGATAATGCCTTCAGTTGATTCCAACCCGCTATGTTACTATGCGCAGATCTGTTTGTTATGTTAATCCTTCCGTAGCTAGAGCTGGGCAAATATCCACGTGGAAATTTCTTTACTCTCTAGTTGACTATCTCCCTGAAGGAACAAAACTTAAATTTGACCTAGGGTGTCAAGGAAGACCAATAGATTGGGAAACTCCCTCTATTGATCTAAAACAATCTCGCAATACTATCTATTTAGAAACACCTAAAGGGGATATTCTTACTGCTGTAATGATCCCCATCCCCAATAGCCCTGTTCATCAATACGAATTTACCCTCCCCTATGAATTAGAAGCTGGTGAGACTCTTACCATTGTTCTCGGGCCTTCTCCAGAACATCCACAAACAGATGAAGCAGGAAACGGTGCTCAGCTATTTACTCAACGTAGAAAACCTTTCTATCTTTATGTAGATACCGAAGGCAAAGGAAACTATGATGAGCCCGATATCTTTACCATGGATATTCGAGGTAATGTTCTTAAACATATCCAGATTTTTACACCTTCCTATGTTGTAAAGAATAAACGTTTCGATATCACTGTGCGATTTGAAGACGAGTTCAATAACCTTACGAACTTCTCACCAGAAAATACACGTATTGAACTCTCCTATGAGCATCTAAGAGAAAACCTTAATTGGCAATTATTTATTCCTGAAACTGGATTCGTTATTCTACCTAATCTCTACTTCAACGAACCTGGAATCTATAGAATTCAATTAAAAAATCTTTTAACGAACGAAATCTTCATTTCCGCACCTATAAAATGTTTTCCAGATGCAGCTCCAAATCTTATGTGGGGCTTACTACACGGAGAATCAGAACGTGTAGATTCTGAAGAGAATATAGAGGCATGTTTACGACATTTTAGGGATGATTGTGCTTTAAACTTTTATGCCTCATCATCTTTCGATAATCAGGAAGGTTTAACGCCTGATCTTTGGAAAATGATCAACCAAACTATAGGAGATTTTAATGAAGAAGATCGTTTTATCTCCTTATCCGGTATACAATATTTTGGAGAACCTGGAGAAGAAGGTCTTCGCCAAATTCTCTATATAAAAGAAAATAAATCTTGTTCGAAACATAAAGACTGTAAGATTGCTTCTTTATCAAAACTCTATAAAAGCGCTTCAGCTCACGAGGTCATTTCGATACCGTGTTTCACAGCATCAAAACGTTATGGTTTTAACTTCAATAATTTCCATCCAGAATTTGAACGCGTTGCGGAAATTTATAATTCCTGGGGATGTTCAGAACGAACAGAAAAAGAAGGAAATATTTTCCCCATTAAAGGATCAGATTCTGAAGTTGAATCAGGGACATTAATAGAAGCATTAAAACGTAATCTACGTTTTGGTTTTGTTGCAGGTGGTCTCGATGATCGGGGTATCTATAGCAAATTTTTCGATGCTAACCAACAACAATACACTCCAGGGCTCACTGCCATTGTATGTAATAAATACAATCGAGAATCTCTTGTAGAAGCTTTATATCAGCGTCACTGCTATGCAACTACAGGACCAAGAATTATTGTTAGCTTTAACATTACCTCGGCTCCTATGGGTTCTGAGTTGTCAACAACTACAAAACCCGGCCTTGCTGTAAATCGTCATATCTCAGGATATGTTGCAGGAACAGCTCAACTAAAAACTGTTGAGATTATCCGTAACGGGAAAGTGATAAAAACGTTCTATCCTGATAGTAACAATCTAGATTACGAATATGATGATATGGAACCTCTATCTAAAGTAACTCTTAAAGATCCTAAAGGAAAAATTCCTTTTGTGTTCTACTATCTCCGAGTAACTCAAATAGATCAATCTATGGCATGGAGTTCTCCTATCTGGGTGGATCTTCATTAATACTACCGATTGAAGGCTGATCGCTTTATGATGACTTTTTTTCTTCTTATTTGCTGTGCCACAGCACTACTGGGAGTGGGTATTGTCATTTTACTTATAGGCTCTTATCTCTTAGGTAGACCTCTATCTAAAGGATGTGGAAAATCGGACTGTTGCCATAAAAAAGCATGCGATAAACAAACTCGATCTGATTCTACAACTAAGGCGCCACCTTATGACGACGACACCCATCCCCCGCATTCTGCCTAAGAACTCTTGGTTGAAGCATCTATTCGATAATTATATAGAAGGAACACGTCTTTCTACAGAAGATGCCTTACGCTTGCTTCTCCTCGAAGATGAAGATGACCAGCGTGCCTTATGGGCATTTGCAAATATGGTACGTCAAAAATATGTTGGAGATGTCGTTTACTACTCCTCAACGTTCTATTTATATCCTACAAATTTCTGTGAATTCAACTGTACTTTCTGCGCTTTTTATGCAAAACCAGGAGATCCTAAAGGCTGGTTTTATACACCAAATCAGCTAATAGCAAAAATCCGCGCCCTAGATGTTCCCATTACAGAAACACATATCGTTTCTGGATGCTTCCCAGATTGTAATTTAGACTATTATACTGAACTATTCAGCAAGATTAAGGAAAACTTCCCCCATATCCATATCAAAGCACTAACAGGTATCGAATATGCCTATCTCGCCAATCTACATAACATTCCCGTTGTAGAGGTTTTAAAAATCCTTAAGAATGCTGGATTGGATTCTATTCCTGGAGGGGGATTCGATATTCTTGTTGATGAAATACGGCAAATACTAGCTCCAGGACGTTTATCCTCTCAAGATTTCTTAGAAATTCATAAAGAGGCGCATAATCTCGGAATACCTAGTAACAGTACTATGTTATGTTACCATAGAGAACGTCCTGAAGATATTGTCACACACATGAATAAATTGCGAAGCCTTCAAGACGATACTTTAGGATTTAAGAACTTTGTATTGTTAAAGTTTGCAACAGAAAATAATCCTTTAGGGAAAAGATTACGAAAATTAGGCAGTTCCCATAATATCACGCCAGCATCTATCATTGCTGTAGCAAGATTATTTTTGGATAATTTTAGAAATATAAAAGCCTTGTGGAATTACTTGGGAATCGAGCAAGCTCTACATTTGCTATCCTGTGGAGCCAATGATTTCTCGTCCACACACATCGGAGAAAAGGTTTTTCAGATGGCCTCTTCGAATCAAAATATAAAAATGGATATTGAGGGAATGGCAAGCCTCATCAAAAAACAAGGACGCATACCATGTCTGACAAATTCGAGAGACGTATAACTTTAGGTTGTGTAAGCTATATCAACGCTTTTCCTTTTTCTTTAGAACTTGCCAAATGTGAGGATATCCTTCTTCATACAGCACCTCCAGCAGATCTACTTAGGAAACTCCTTGACGGTAGTTTACAATTTGCTCTTACCTCTGCAGTAGGATTGCTAACCCATCCCTTAGGAAAGCTTCCAGGATTTGGCATAGCTGCTTATAAGAAAATTCTTAGTGTAAATCTCTATGCTGCATCGACATTTTTCACCTCAGAAAAACTCCGTATTGCAGCAACAAAAGAAAGCCGCTCTTCTGTAATGTTACTGAATATTCTTTGTCGTCATTTGTGGAACACTCCTCTCCCAGAGATTATTCAGCTCTCTTCCGAGGAAGTGATCGAGAAAGCTGAAGAGTATGATGGCTTATTATTAATTGGCGATAAAGCTCTACACCATCCTTACATCCCAGGATTTGCAACTTATGATCTTGCTCAAGGATGGTATGAACTTACCCAGTTACCTTTTGTTTTTGCTGTCGTTCTTTCTAATAACCCTCAGGGAAGCGATATTATACAAGCAGCATTAGAAAGCTCATTGAGCTATTTTGAATCTCATCCAGAAACAGCTATAGCAAAAGCTATAGAACGCACCCAGTTACCAAAAGCTCTTATTAAAGAGTATTACTCTCTCTGTCGTTATCGTCTAAGAGAAGAAGACTATGAAGGCTTAGAAAGATTCCGAGAATATCATGCAACCATCTATCAACAAGCCTAATCTTCAGGAGATGTTTGACTCTTTGGCGCCTAAATATGATAGGATCAATTCTATCCTATCTTTAGGGATGCATCATTTATGGAATCGTAAGTTTTCAAAAATGTTAGGAAGGTCAGAACGTATTTTAGATCTTTGTTCAGGTACGGGGAAAGTTGCCTATAGATATATTCGTGATTATCCAGGATCAAAAGCAACACTAGTAGATTTCTCATCGAATATGCTCTCGAAAGCAAAACAACGCTACCCTAATGCTCCTTTTACCTTTATAGAAGGAGATATTATCCAATTGCCTATCGATCAAGAATCACAGACGTTAGCAGCAATGGCCTATGGATTACGAAACCTTCCTGATTCTAAAAATGCTCTTCATGAAATCTATCGTATTTTAAAACAAGACGGATCCCTAGGAATTTTAGAGCTCACCTCACCTTCTAATAAACATCCTATGTATCTAGCACATCAGTTATACTTAAAATTTTTAGTTCCCCGGATAGGAAGGTTATGTTCTAAAAATAAACAAGCCTATCAATACTTAGCTGAAAGCATTAAGAATCTTCCTAGTGATCATTACCTAGAACAAATCTTCAAAGATACGAAATTCCAAATAAGTAAAAAAAGAAAACTTGCCTTTGGAGCAGCTACTATTTGGATATTACAAAAGATCTAAAGCCTATGAAGATTTCTTACGACCGCGCTTAGCAGGAGCCTTACTCTTAGATGCAGGCTTTTCATCATCATCACTATCGTCATCGTCTCCAAAGAAATCTCCCGTAGATAGTGAATCATAACCTAATTTTGCGGACAGCTCTTTCAATGAAGCGAATCTTTCAGAAAGATTAGCAAGATTTAATTGATCTTCAACACGGCCTGATCCACGCAGATGTGCAAGGAACTCTTCTTCTGTATCAAATTTCTCAGAAAATGTGATTGAAGATGCTGAAGTAATTTCCGGAAGGAAAAGAAAACGTCGAGCAACCGCGGGTACCTTAGTGTAAATATCACTGGATATTGTAGTCTCAGATTCTACTTTTGCTGATTGCTTCGGAGGACGGCCTCGTTTAGGACGAGGATTTAGAGCTTCGTTAGAATAATAAACTTTAGCCTTATTCACGAGCAACTGACGTGCTTGTGATAACTCTTTTGATACTTTGGTATCGAAAAGATGGATTTTAAACTGCTCTAAAATATGCTTCGTAAAGTCTAAATCTTCTTCAAAGACGAAATGAAATTTATTATTACGCAACCACTCAATAATACGTATACGAGAACGTTCTACATAAAATTGTTGCCACTTCTCTAATTCAGATTCATGATCATAGATAAATTCTAAAAATTGCTCCCGAGCATTTTTAGACTGTAAAATTTCAAGAAACTTTTCTTTTGTATCAATATCATAAATTTTTTCATTGATAAACGTCTCCATGATCTTCTTAACTTCATAGAACGTCAATTTAGGAATTAAACAATAACGTTCCGCATTTACCTCTAATTCTTCATAGATCTTATCCAAGTCTTCTTGATCTTTATCTAAATCAATATAGAGGATAAACCCCTCAACACGATCTAAATAAAAATCTCTCTCGTCATCAGACTTAGA
This DNA window, taken from Chlamydia sp. 04-14, encodes the following:
- a CDS encoding CofH family radical SAM protein codes for the protein MTTTPIPRILPKNSWLKHLFDNYIEGTRLSTEDALRLLLLEDEDDQRALWAFANMVRQKYVGDVVYYSSTFYLYPTNFCEFNCTFCAFYAKPGDPKGWFYTPNQLIAKIRALDVPITETHIVSGCFPDCNLDYYTELFSKIKENFPHIHIKALTGIEYAYLANLHNIPVVEVLKILKNAGLDSIPGGGFDILVDEIRQILAPGRLSSQDFLEIHKEAHNLGIPSNSTMLCYHRERPEDIVTHMNKLRSLQDDTLGFKNFVLLKFATENNPLGKRLRKLGSSHNITPASIIAVARLFLDNFRNIKALWNYLGIEQALHLLSCGANDFSSTHIGEKVFQMASSNQNIKMDIEGMASLIKKQGRIPCLTNSRDV
- a CDS encoding UPF0158 family protein, which encodes MTTYPVPQNPLLLRALRLMDAFSKSDDERDFYLDRVEGFILYIDLDKDQEDLDKIYEELEVNAERYCLIPKLTFYEVKKIMETFINEKIYDIDTKEKFLEILQSKNAREQFLEFIYDHESELEKWQQFYVERSRIRIIEWLRNNKFHFVFEEDLDFTKHILEQFKIHLFDTKVSKELSQARQLLVNKAKVYYSNEALNPRPKRGRPPKQSAKVESETTISSDIYTKVPAVARRFLFLPEITSASSITFSEKFDTEEEFLAHLRGSGRVEDQLNLANLSERFASLKELSAKLGYDSLSTGDFFGDDDDSDDDEKPASKSKAPAKRGRKKSS
- a CDS encoding DUF3604 domain-containing protein — encoded protein: MRRSVCYVNPSVARAGQISTWKFLYSLVDYLPEGTKLKFDLGCQGRPIDWETPSIDLKQSRNTIYLETPKGDILTAVMIPIPNSPVHQYEFTLPYELEAGETLTIVLGPSPEHPQTDEAGNGAQLFTQRRKPFYLYVDTEGKGNYDEPDIFTMDIRGNVLKHIQIFTPSYVVKNKRFDITVRFEDEFNNLTNFSPENTRIELSYEHLRENLNWQLFIPETGFVILPNLYFNEPGIYRIQLKNLLTNEIFISAPIKCFPDAAPNLMWGLLHGESERVDSEENIEACLRHFRDDCALNFYASSSFDNQEGLTPDLWKMINQTIGDFNEEDRFISLSGIQYFGEPGEEGLRQILYIKENKSCSKHKDCKIASLSKLYKSASAHEVISIPCFTASKRYGFNFNNFHPEFERVAEIYNSWGCSERTEKEGNIFPIKGSDSEVESGTLIEALKRNLRFGFVAGGLDDRGIYSKFFDANQQQYTPGLTAIVCNKYNRESLVEALYQRHCYATTGPRIIVSFNITSAPMGSELSTTTKPGLAVNRHISGYVAGTAQLKTVEIIRNGKVIKTFYPDSNNLDYEYDDMEPLSKVTLKDPKGKIPFVFYYLRVTQIDQSMAWSSPIWVDLH
- a CDS encoding anti-sigma factor antagonist; this encodes MNNIQKEEHGTTAVLHLQGKLDGISSPEVQENISQSLSSGIKNIVLDCTNLDYMSSAGIRVLLQSYHQVGKHSGKIVLTCVPKTIEQTLYVTGFLSYFKMFNSVQEALQALSKDED
- a CDS encoding small basic protein, with protein sequence MSRHRSYGKSIKGETKRNVLKRFERIDVLRKLGRWNDATAKKATGLPKTPVMK
- a CDS encoding menaquinone biosynthesis protein, whose protein sequence is MSDKFERRITLGCVSYINAFPFSLELAKCEDILLHTAPPADLLRKLLDGSLQFALTSAVGLLTHPLGKLPGFGIAAYKKILSVNLYAASTFFTSEKLRIAATKESRSSVMLLNILCRHLWNTPLPEIIQLSSEEVIEKAEEYDGLLLIGDKALHHPYIPGFATYDLAQGWYELTQLPFVFAVVLSNNPQGSDIIQAALESSLSYFESHPETAIAKAIERTQLPKALIKEYYSLCRYRLREEDYEGLERFREYHATIYQQA
- a CDS encoding DNA-3-methyladenine glycosylase, which encodes MLPESFFLNDDVLHLAKELLGHILITKLSGKTTSGFIVETEAYRGPDDKACHAYNYRKTKRNSPMYSRGGIAYIYRCYGMHSLFNVVTGDKNLPHAVLIRAILPHEGEDIMIERRGWQNKSKHLLTNGPGKVCQALNLTLEHNTLSLTSPNLHISKEKISGIITQTPRIGIDYAEEYRDLPWRFLLNIKN
- a CDS encoding hemolysin family protein — its product is MLDFLLAISILTLLFATALTQKSVKTQDENDKQHRQHCQSNTPILLASVLLSLYGILGITIYSKYTFSTKSLSLTFWVIYILAAPLAYGFLPYCIKLHRGIGSSLCFISSLFQAFFLPFQRSINNIDDDPKIHSSEMENQLSEAVSSFDKLIVREIMIPKVDIFAIQEDTPIRNAFPAIVEEGYSRIPLYKKNIDNITGVLLVKDLLAMYPKSIDSSQPVSSVAKPPLYAPEIKKASSLLQEFRQKHRHLAIIVNEYGVTEGIVSMEDIIEEIFGEIADEYDVQEDIPYKKVGNSWIVDGRMNISDAEEYFNLKIHHENSYDTLGGHVFHKVGAVPQKGMKIHHENFDIEIITCSERSVGKLKITPRKKKISLP
- the ybeY gene encoding rRNA maturation RNase YbeY; protein product: MKEVPIEVCISNKQSDVSIRIQSAKKLVLCCLQHWKIQTDQVYIYFLEDEALAQLHDEIFSDPSLTDTITLPIDSPGTASQPHILGEAFISPKAAIRFLKDRAEDSDLLYEEISRYVVHSLLHMLGYDDLTPEERKKMRGKENQTLCMLREKDALLSD
- the ubiE gene encoding bifunctional demethylmenaquinone methyltransferase/2-methoxy-6-polyprenyl-1,4-benzoquinol methylase UbiE; the encoded protein is MQPSINKPNLQEMFDSLAPKYDRINSILSLGMHHLWNRKFSKMLGRSERILDLCSGTGKVAYRYIRDYPGSKATLVDFSSNMLSKAKQRYPNAPFTFIEGDIIQLPIDQESQTLAAMAYGLRNLPDSKNALHEIYRILKQDGSLGILELTSPSNKHPMYLAHQLYLKFLVPRIGRLCSKNKQAYQYLAESIKNLPSDHYLEQIFKDTKFQISKKRKLAFGAATIWILQKI
- a CDS encoding DUF502 domain-containing protein, which codes for MKKHFITGLIILLPLAITLAIVGMIMNFLTQPFVGLVSGFFERISFYSKHKALLKFVLQIILLFGLFFATVLLGFLARLMIFKSLLSIYDKVLHRIPIIKTVYKAAQQVMTTIFGSQSGSFKQVVMVPFPNAQTRCIGLVAGDAPNICSDDPEDPMITVFIPTTPNPTSGFLTLFKKSDITFLDMKIEDAFKYIISCGVLTSGSNTSCSPITEALGQNPQ